One segment of Hippopotamus amphibius kiboko isolate mHipAmp2 chromosome 2, mHipAmp2.hap2, whole genome shotgun sequence DNA contains the following:
- the LOC130845600 gene encoding olfactory receptor 4F3/4F16/4F29-like produces MAGTNHSVVSEFVFLGLTNSWEIQLLLFVFSSTFYVASMMGNSLIMLTVTSDPHLHSPMYFLLANLSFIDMGVSSVTSPKMMYDLFRKHKVISFGGCIAQIFFIHVIGGMEVVLLIAMAFDRYVAICKPLHYQTIMSSRMCIFFLVAAWMVGLIHSTVQLAFVVNLPFCGPNVLDSFYCDLPRLIKLACIDTDQLESMVTANSGFISIGSFFILIISYIVIILTVQKHSSVGSSKALSTLSAHITVVVLFFGPLIFVYTWPSPSLHLDKFLAIFDAVLTPFLNPVIYTFRNQEMKVAMRRVCRQLVSYRKIS; encoded by the coding sequence ATGGCTGGGACAAATCACTCCGTGGTGTCAGAGTTTGTGTTCCTGGGACTCACCAACTCCTGGGAAATACAACTTCTCCTCTTTGTGTTCTCCTCCACATTTTATGTGGCAAGTATGATGGGAAACTCCCTCATTATGCTCACTGTGACTTCTGACCCTCACTTACACTCCCCCATGTACTTTCTGTTGGCCAACCTCTCCTTCATTGACATGGGAGTTTCTTCTGTCACTTCTCCTAAGATGATGTATGACCTTTTCAGAAAGCATAAAGTCATCTCCTTTGGAGGCTGCATCGCTCAGATCTTCTTCATCCACGTCATTGGTGGTATGGAGGTGGTGCTGCTCATAGCCATGGCCTTTGACAGATATGTTGCCATATGTAAGCCTCTCCACTATCAGACCATCATGAGCTCAAGAATGTGTATCTTCTTTTTAGTGGCTGCCTGGATGGTTGGCCTTATCCACTCCACAGTTCAATTGGCTTTTGTGGTAAACTTGCCCTTCTGTGGTCCTAATGTGTTGGACAGCTTTTACTGTGACCTTCCTCGGTTGATCAAACTTGCCTGCATAGACACAGATCAGCTAGAGTCCATGGTCACGGCCAACAGTGGATTCATCTCTATTGGCTCCTTCTTCATTCTGATCATCTCCTATATCGTCATCATTCTCACTGTTCAGAAACACTCTTCTGTGGGTTCATCCAAGGCTCTGTCCACACTTTCAGCTCACATCACTGTAGTAGTCTTGTTCTTTGGTCCTTTGATATTTGTCTATACATGGCCATCTCCCTCCCTACACCTGGATAAGTTTTTGGCCATCTTTGATGCAGTTCTCACTCCTTTCCTGAATCCTGTTATTTACACATTCAGGAATCAAGAAATGAAGGTGGCAATGAGGAGGGTATGCAGACAGCTAGTGAGTTACAGAAAGATCTCTTAA